A part of Gossypium hirsutum isolate 1008001.06 chromosome A07, Gossypium_hirsutum_v2.1, whole genome shotgun sequence genomic DNA contains:
- the LOC107926593 gene encoding uncharacterized protein isoform X1, with the protein MALYLSSFIPLAATTTSLSFSSSFSNMAWPRRANAVRLLGCSNAAVSRHGQVANEYDPELRVVLELATDEELYELQRILFGPRFPISLGFDCSEIQSILNKDDVEDMMIEENVEERDAFIAGLESRFLFLAADARSTLRGWRPSYRNVLLSVRKKLNIPCSSKLSTEDLEAEIFLHLLRNYSSEESGTFPGLWENNNISNIQNSLELGLSQWKVQVLAAGKVGATEFQSMVLKGGGIVTLAKLYQLLTKKLSGKVFLEAANYLMKKEALKKGGQVVATSVESRAALLAAKQGFAGAASRYVGLRSMMNLFGPLFWGTFLADVVIQMLGTDYARILRAIYGFAQIRITRTYR; encoded by the exons ATGGCTCTTTACCTATCTTCCTTTATTCCCCTCGCCGCCACTACCACTAGCCTCTCATTCTCTTCCTCTTTCTCA AATATGGCTTGGCCTAGGCGCGCGAATGCGGTACGGCTGCTGGGTTGTAGTAATGCCGCGGTGTCAAGACATGGTCAAG TTGCAAATGAATACGATCCGGAGCTTCGAGTTGTGCTTGAACTAGCTACAGATGAAGAGTTATATGAGCTTCAAAGAATCCTATTTGGTCCCAGGTTTCCGATTTCGCTTGGTTTTGATTGCTCAGAAATTCag TCTATACTGAATAAAGATGATGTGGAGGATATGATGATtgaagagaatgttgaggagCGAGATGCTTTTATAGCAGGCCTTGAATCACGCTTCTTATTCCTTGCTGCTGATGCCCGATCGACATTGAG GGGTTGGAGGCCGTCATACAGAAATGTCCTGCTTTCTGTGAGGAAGAAGTTGAACATTCCTTGCTCAAGCAAATTGTCCACTGAAGATCTGGAAGCAGAGATTTTCCTTCATCTATTGAGGAATTACTCTAG TGAAGAATCAGGAACTTTTCCAGGCTTATgggaaaataataatatttccaACATCCAAAATAGTCTAGAGTTGGGACTTAGCCAGTGGAAGGTGCAGGTCCTTGCTGCTGGTAAGGTTGGGGCAACAGAATTCCAATCAATGGTTTTGAAG GGTGGTGGTATAGTTACTTTGGCAAAACTTTATCAATTG TTGACGAAGAAATTGTCTGGAAAGGTGTTCCTAGAAGCTGCCAACTATTTGATGAAAAAGGAAGCTCTTAAAAAG GGGGGGCAGGTAGTTGCTACCAGTGTAGAGTCAAGAGCGGCCTTGCTTGCGGCTAAGCAG GGCTTTGCGGGTGCTGCATCCAGATATGTGGGCTTGAGGAGTATGATGAATTTGTTTGGCCCACT GTTTTGGGGAACATTTCTGGCTGACGTTGTCATTCAGATGCTAGGAACTGATTATGCTAGAATTTTGCGAGCTATCTATGGATTTGCACAG ATCCGTATCACACGAACATATCGGTAA
- the LOC107926724 gene encoding uncharacterized protein, whose product MAFRGKEMMKKLLKKVGEKNLAHGVKEQLQKSIPDSKVVMNRAKRGLYAGRHIQFGNRISEDGGNKSRRSWKPNVQEKRLFSYILDRQIRVKVTTHALRCIDKAGGIDEYLLKTPYHKMDTEMGLFWKAKIEKMYEELGQMEVVFFSPEDEAKFEQGFKDLKLAERAARRDARRQMYGWSGKLEEIENRRSHDGTGNAGEDSSDGDVLVANS is encoded by the exons ATGGCTTTCAGAGGGAAGGAGATGATGAAGAAGCTGTTGAAGAAGGTGGGGGAGAAAAACCTAGCGCATGGAGTTAAGGAACAGCTTCAAAAATCCATTCCAGACAGCAAGGTCGTCATGAACCGCGCCAAACGCGGCCTTTACGCTGGCCGTCACATCCAGTTCGGCAACCGTATCAGCGAAGACGGTGGAAACAA ATCGAGGAGGAGTTGGAAGCCTAATGTACAGGAGAAGCGTCTATTTAGTTATATCTTAGATCGCCAGATTCGAGTCAAAGTAACCACTCATGCCCTCCGTTGCATTGACAAGGCAGGCGGGATCGACGAGTACCTGCTGAAAACTCCCTACCACAAGATGGATACAGAAATGGGTCTGTTCTGGAAAGCTAAAATCGAGAAAATGTATGAAGAGCTTGGGCAAATGGAGGTAGTCTTTTTTTCGCCGGAGGATGAAGCAAAGTTTGAGCAAGGATTCAAAGACCTGAAGCTAGCAGAGAGAGCAGCTCGAAGGGATGCTAGAAGACAGATGTATGGATGGTCAGGGAAACTGGAAGAAATTGAGAACAGAAGAAGTCATGATGGAACTGGTAATGCCGGGGAAGATAGTTCCGATGGCGATGTGCTGGTTGCAAATTCTTGA
- the LOC107926593 gene encoding uncharacterized protein isoform X4 produces MALYLSSFIPLAATTTSLSFSSSFSNMAWPRRANAVRLLGCSNAAVSRHVANEYDPELRVVLELATDEELYELQRILFGPSYFSPLLKSILNKDDVEDMMIEENVEERDAFIAGLESRFLFLAADARSTLRGWRPSYRNVLLSVRKKLNIPCSSKLSTEDLEAEIFLHLLRNYSSEESGTFPGLWENNNISNIQNSLELGLSQWKVQVLAAGKVGATEFQSMVLKGGGIVTLAKLYQLLTKKLSGKVFLEAANYLMKKEALKKGGQVVATSVESRAALLAAKQGFAGAASRYVGLRSMMNLFGPLFWGTFLADVVIQMLGTDYARILRAIYGFAQIRITRTYR; encoded by the exons ATGGCTCTTTACCTATCTTCCTTTATTCCCCTCGCCGCCACTACCACTAGCCTCTCATTCTCTTCCTCTTTCTCA AATATGGCTTGGCCTAGGCGCGCGAATGCGGTACGGCTGCTGGGTTGTAGTAATGCCGCGGTGTCAAGACATG TTGCAAATGAATACGATCCGGAGCTTCGAGTTGTGCTTGAACTAGCTACAGATGAAGAGTTATATGAGCTTCAAAGAATCCTATTTGGTCCCAG CTACTTTAGTCCCTTATTAAAGTCTATACTGAATAAAGATGATGTGGAGGATATGATGATtgaagagaatgttgaggagCGAGATGCTTTTATAGCAGGCCTTGAATCACGCTTCTTATTCCTTGCTGCTGATGCCCGATCGACATTGAG GGGTTGGAGGCCGTCATACAGAAATGTCCTGCTTTCTGTGAGGAAGAAGTTGAACATTCCTTGCTCAAGCAAATTGTCCACTGAAGATCTGGAAGCAGAGATTTTCCTTCATCTATTGAGGAATTACTCTAG TGAAGAATCAGGAACTTTTCCAGGCTTATgggaaaataataatatttccaACATCCAAAATAGTCTAGAGTTGGGACTTAGCCAGTGGAAGGTGCAGGTCCTTGCTGCTGGTAAGGTTGGGGCAACAGAATTCCAATCAATGGTTTTGAAG GGTGGTGGTATAGTTACTTTGGCAAAACTTTATCAATTG TTGACGAAGAAATTGTCTGGAAAGGTGTTCCTAGAAGCTGCCAACTATTTGATGAAAAAGGAAGCTCTTAAAAAG GGGGGGCAGGTAGTTGCTACCAGTGTAGAGTCAAGAGCGGCCTTGCTTGCGGCTAAGCAG GGCTTTGCGGGTGCTGCATCCAGATATGTGGGCTTGAGGAGTATGATGAATTTGTTTGGCCCACT GTTTTGGGGAACATTTCTGGCTGACGTTGTCATTCAGATGCTAGGAACTGATTATGCTAGAATTTTGCGAGCTATCTATGGATTTGCACAG ATCCGTATCACACGAACATATCGGTAA
- the LOC107926593 gene encoding uncharacterized protein isoform X3, translated as MALYLSSFIPLAATTTSLSFSSSFSNMAWPRRANAVRLLGCSNAAVSRHGQVANEYDPELRVVLELATDEELYELQRILFGPSYFSPLLKSILNKDDVEDMMIEENVEERDAFIAGLESRFLFLAADARSTLRGWRPSYRNVLLSVRKKLNIPCSSKLSTEDLEAEIFLHLLRNYSSEESGTFPGLWENNNISNIQNSLELGLSQWKVQVLAAGKVGATEFQSMVLKGGGIVTLAKLYQLLTKKLSGKVFLEAANYLMKKEALKKGGQVVATSVESRAALLAAKQGFAGAASRYVGLRSMMNLFGPLFWGTFLADVVIQMLGTDYARILRAIYGFAQIRITRTYR; from the exons ATGGCTCTTTACCTATCTTCCTTTATTCCCCTCGCCGCCACTACCACTAGCCTCTCATTCTCTTCCTCTTTCTCA AATATGGCTTGGCCTAGGCGCGCGAATGCGGTACGGCTGCTGGGTTGTAGTAATGCCGCGGTGTCAAGACATGGTCAAG TTGCAAATGAATACGATCCGGAGCTTCGAGTTGTGCTTGAACTAGCTACAGATGAAGAGTTATATGAGCTTCAAAGAATCCTATTTGGTCCCAG CTACTTTAGTCCCTTATTAAAGTCTATACTGAATAAAGATGATGTGGAGGATATGATGATtgaagagaatgttgaggagCGAGATGCTTTTATAGCAGGCCTTGAATCACGCTTCTTATTCCTTGCTGCTGATGCCCGATCGACATTGAG GGGTTGGAGGCCGTCATACAGAAATGTCCTGCTTTCTGTGAGGAAGAAGTTGAACATTCCTTGCTCAAGCAAATTGTCCACTGAAGATCTGGAAGCAGAGATTTTCCTTCATCTATTGAGGAATTACTCTAG TGAAGAATCAGGAACTTTTCCAGGCTTATgggaaaataataatatttccaACATCCAAAATAGTCTAGAGTTGGGACTTAGCCAGTGGAAGGTGCAGGTCCTTGCTGCTGGTAAGGTTGGGGCAACAGAATTCCAATCAATGGTTTTGAAG GGTGGTGGTATAGTTACTTTGGCAAAACTTTATCAATTG TTGACGAAGAAATTGTCTGGAAAGGTGTTCCTAGAAGCTGCCAACTATTTGATGAAAAAGGAAGCTCTTAAAAAG GGGGGGCAGGTAGTTGCTACCAGTGTAGAGTCAAGAGCGGCCTTGCTTGCGGCTAAGCAG GGCTTTGCGGGTGCTGCATCCAGATATGTGGGCTTGAGGAGTATGATGAATTTGTTTGGCCCACT GTTTTGGGGAACATTTCTGGCTGACGTTGTCATTCAGATGCTAGGAACTGATTATGCTAGAATTTTGCGAGCTATCTATGGATTTGCACAG ATCCGTATCACACGAACATATCGGTAA
- the LOC107926593 gene encoding uncharacterized protein isoform X6, with product MMIEENVEERDAFIAGLESRFLFLAADARSTLRGWRPSYRNVLLSVRKKLNIPCSSKLSTEDLEAEIFLHLLRNYSSEESGTFPGLWENNNISNIQNSLELGLSQWKVQVLAAGKVGATEFQSMVLKGGGIVTLAKLYQLLTKKLSGKVFLEAANYLMKKEALKKGGQVVATSVESRAALLAAKQGFAGAASRYVGLRSMMNLFGPLFWGTFLADVVIQMLGTDYARILRAIYGFAQIRITRTYR from the exons ATGATGATtgaagagaatgttgaggagCGAGATGCTTTTATAGCAGGCCTTGAATCACGCTTCTTATTCCTTGCTGCTGATGCCCGATCGACATTGAG GGGTTGGAGGCCGTCATACAGAAATGTCCTGCTTTCTGTGAGGAAGAAGTTGAACATTCCTTGCTCAAGCAAATTGTCCACTGAAGATCTGGAAGCAGAGATTTTCCTTCATCTATTGAGGAATTACTCTAG TGAAGAATCAGGAACTTTTCCAGGCTTATgggaaaataataatatttccaACATCCAAAATAGTCTAGAGTTGGGACTTAGCCAGTGGAAGGTGCAGGTCCTTGCTGCTGGTAAGGTTGGGGCAACAGAATTCCAATCAATGGTTTTGAAG GGTGGTGGTATAGTTACTTTGGCAAAACTTTATCAATTG TTGACGAAGAAATTGTCTGGAAAGGTGTTCCTAGAAGCTGCCAACTATTTGATGAAAAAGGAAGCTCTTAAAAAG GGGGGGCAGGTAGTTGCTACCAGTGTAGAGTCAAGAGCGGCCTTGCTTGCGGCTAAGCAG GGCTTTGCGGGTGCTGCATCCAGATATGTGGGCTTGAGGAGTATGATGAATTTGTTTGGCCCACT GTTTTGGGGAACATTTCTGGCTGACGTTGTCATTCAGATGCTAGGAACTGATTATGCTAGAATTTTGCGAGCTATCTATGGATTTGCACAG ATCCGTATCACACGAACATATCGGTAA
- the LOC107926593 gene encoding uncharacterized protein isoform X5 — MALYLSSFIPLAATTTSLSFSSSFSNMAWPRRANAVRLLGCSNAAVSRHGQVANEYDPELRVVLELATDEELYELQRILFGPRFPISLGFDCSEIQSILNKDDVEDMMIEENVEERDAFIAGLESRFLFLAADARSTLRGWRPSYRNVLLSVRKKLNIPCSSKLSTEDLEAEIFLHLLRNYSSEESGTFPGLWENNNISNIQNSLELGLSQWKVQVLAAGKVGATEFQSMVLKGGGIVTLAKLYQLLTKKLSGKVFLEAANYLMKKEALKKGGQVVATSVESRAALLAAKQVLGNISG, encoded by the exons ATGGCTCTTTACCTATCTTCCTTTATTCCCCTCGCCGCCACTACCACTAGCCTCTCATTCTCTTCCTCTTTCTCA AATATGGCTTGGCCTAGGCGCGCGAATGCGGTACGGCTGCTGGGTTGTAGTAATGCCGCGGTGTCAAGACATGGTCAAG TTGCAAATGAATACGATCCGGAGCTTCGAGTTGTGCTTGAACTAGCTACAGATGAAGAGTTATATGAGCTTCAAAGAATCCTATTTGGTCCCAGGTTTCCGATTTCGCTTGGTTTTGATTGCTCAGAAATTCag TCTATACTGAATAAAGATGATGTGGAGGATATGATGATtgaagagaatgttgaggagCGAGATGCTTTTATAGCAGGCCTTGAATCACGCTTCTTATTCCTTGCTGCTGATGCCCGATCGACATTGAG GGGTTGGAGGCCGTCATACAGAAATGTCCTGCTTTCTGTGAGGAAGAAGTTGAACATTCCTTGCTCAAGCAAATTGTCCACTGAAGATCTGGAAGCAGAGATTTTCCTTCATCTATTGAGGAATTACTCTAG TGAAGAATCAGGAACTTTTCCAGGCTTATgggaaaataataatatttccaACATCCAAAATAGTCTAGAGTTGGGACTTAGCCAGTGGAAGGTGCAGGTCCTTGCTGCTGGTAAGGTTGGGGCAACAGAATTCCAATCAATGGTTTTGAAG GGTGGTGGTATAGTTACTTTGGCAAAACTTTATCAATTG TTGACGAAGAAATTGTCTGGAAAGGTGTTCCTAGAAGCTGCCAACTATTTGATGAAAAAGGAAGCTCTTAAAAAG GGGGGGCAGGTAGTTGCTACCAGTGTAGAGTCAAGAGCGGCCTTGCTTGCGGCTAAGCAG GTTTTGGGGAACATTTCTGGCTGA
- the LOC107926721 gene encoding putative 3,4-dihydroxy-2-butanone kinase isoform X3, translating to MGCLLVVTNYTGDRLNFGLAAEQARSEGYKIETVIVGDDCALPKSQGIAGRRGLAGTILVNKVAGAVAAAGLSLADVASEARRASEVVGTMGVALSVCTLPGQVTSDRLGPGKMELGLGIHGEPGAAVADLQPVDVVVTHVLKQILESNYIPITRGNRVVLMINGLGATPVMELMIAAGKTVPKLQLEFGLLVERVYTGSFMTSLDMKGFSISIMKVDQTLLQHLDASTKAPHWPVGSAGNRPPAKIPVPLPSSRSMKSDELLSRPLQLTEQGHILEVAIEAAANAIINMRDILNDWDSTVGDGDCGSTMYKGATAILDDMKKYYPLNNAAETVNEIGSSVRRAMGGTSGVLYTIFCKAAYAQLKANSDSTVTAKQWAEALEAAIAAVSKYGGASTGYRTLLDALMPALAVLKERLTSGEDSCTSFVLSSEAAVAGAGSTKDMQAQVAGRSSYVSAAILATVPDPGAMAAAAWYRAAALAVKDKFHPSFNSSINKSES from the exons AATTATACTGGTGACCGCTTGAATTTCGGTTTAGCAGCTGAGCAAGCAAGATCTGAAGGCTATAAAATAGAA ACTGTAATTGTTGGAGATGATTGTGCATTACCTAAATCTCAAGGCATTGCTGGACGAAGAGGTTTGGCAGGAACAATCCTTGTAAATAAG GTTGCTGGAGCTGTGGCTGCTGCTGGCCTTTCTCTTGCTGATGTTGCTTCAGAGGCAAGACGTGCATCTGAGGTGGTTGGAACTATGGGTGTTGCGTTATCAGTTTGCACATTGCCTGGTCAGGTCACATCTGATCGCTTGGGTCCAGGGAAGATGGAACTTGGTCTAGGCATT CATGGGGAACCTGGTGCTGCTGTGGCAGACCTTCAGCCTGTGGATGTGGTGGTTACTCATGTTCTTAAGCAAATATTG GAAAGTAATTATATTCCAATTACTCGAGGCAATAGAGTGGTGCTCATGATTAATGG ATTAGGTGCCACTCCTGTGATGGAACTAATGATTGCAGCTGGAAAGACTGTCCCTAAATTGCAGCTAGAATTTGGACTACTTGTTGAAAGAGTGTATACAGGATCATTTATGACCTCTCTCGATATGAAAG GATTTTCAATCTCTATAATGAAGGTAGATCAAACTCTGTTGCAACACCTGGATGCTTCCACTAAGGCTCCACATTGGCCTGTTGGTTCTGCTG GTAATCGTCCACCGGCCAAGATTCCAGTTCCATTGCCATCATCTCGTTCAATGAAGAGTGATGAG TTATTAAGTCGGCCACTGCAGCTTACTGAACAGGGCCATATTCTTGAAGTGGCTATTGAGGCAGCTGCAAatgccataatcaatatgagagATATTTTGAATGATTGGGATAGCACAGTTGGTGACGGTGACTGTGGGTCAACA ATGTATAAAGGGGCAACAGCAATCCTTGATGATATGAAAAAATA CTATCCTTTGAATAATGCCGCAGAAACAGTGAATGAAATTGGATCATCTGTGAGAAGAGCTATGGGAGGAACTAGTGGGGTCTT ATACACTATCTTTTGCAAGGCAGCATATGCACAGTTGAAAGCAAACTCAGATTCAACTGTCACAGCAAAGCAAT GGGCTGAAGCACTTGAAGCTGCCATCGCTGCAGTCAGTAAATATGGTGGGGCTAGTACTGGATATCGCACGTTATTGGATGCTCTTATGCCTGCATTAGCAGTTCTTAAGGAG AGGTTAACTAGTGGTGAAGATTCTTGTACTTCTTTTGTTCTCTCATCTGAAGCAGCAGTGGCAGGAGCTGGATCAACTAAAGACATGCAGGCCCAGGTT GCTGGGCGGTCAAGCTATGTGTCAGCAGCTATACTTGCAACAGTTCCGGATCCTGGAGCGATGGCAGCAGCTGCGTGGTACAGAGCTGCAGCTTTGGCTGTGAAGGATAAATTCCATCCTTCTTTTAACTCGTCTATCAATAAATCAGAATCATAA
- the LOC107926593 gene encoding uncharacterized protein isoform X2 translates to MALYLSSFIPLAATTTSLSFSSSFSNMAWPRRANAVRLLGCSNAAVSRHVANEYDPELRVVLELATDEELYELQRILFGPRFPISLGFDCSEIQSILNKDDVEDMMIEENVEERDAFIAGLESRFLFLAADARSTLRGWRPSYRNVLLSVRKKLNIPCSSKLSTEDLEAEIFLHLLRNYSSEESGTFPGLWENNNISNIQNSLELGLSQWKVQVLAAGKVGATEFQSMVLKGGGIVTLAKLYQLLTKKLSGKVFLEAANYLMKKEALKKGGQVVATSVESRAALLAAKQGFAGAASRYVGLRSMMNLFGPLFWGTFLADVVIQMLGTDYARILRAIYGFAQIRITRTYR, encoded by the exons ATGGCTCTTTACCTATCTTCCTTTATTCCCCTCGCCGCCACTACCACTAGCCTCTCATTCTCTTCCTCTTTCTCA AATATGGCTTGGCCTAGGCGCGCGAATGCGGTACGGCTGCTGGGTTGTAGTAATGCCGCGGTGTCAAGACATG TTGCAAATGAATACGATCCGGAGCTTCGAGTTGTGCTTGAACTAGCTACAGATGAAGAGTTATATGAGCTTCAAAGAATCCTATTTGGTCCCAGGTTTCCGATTTCGCTTGGTTTTGATTGCTCAGAAATTCag TCTATACTGAATAAAGATGATGTGGAGGATATGATGATtgaagagaatgttgaggagCGAGATGCTTTTATAGCAGGCCTTGAATCACGCTTCTTATTCCTTGCTGCTGATGCCCGATCGACATTGAG GGGTTGGAGGCCGTCATACAGAAATGTCCTGCTTTCTGTGAGGAAGAAGTTGAACATTCCTTGCTCAAGCAAATTGTCCACTGAAGATCTGGAAGCAGAGATTTTCCTTCATCTATTGAGGAATTACTCTAG TGAAGAATCAGGAACTTTTCCAGGCTTATgggaaaataataatatttccaACATCCAAAATAGTCTAGAGTTGGGACTTAGCCAGTGGAAGGTGCAGGTCCTTGCTGCTGGTAAGGTTGGGGCAACAGAATTCCAATCAATGGTTTTGAAG GGTGGTGGTATAGTTACTTTGGCAAAACTTTATCAATTG TTGACGAAGAAATTGTCTGGAAAGGTGTTCCTAGAAGCTGCCAACTATTTGATGAAAAAGGAAGCTCTTAAAAAG GGGGGGCAGGTAGTTGCTACCAGTGTAGAGTCAAGAGCGGCCTTGCTTGCGGCTAAGCAG GGCTTTGCGGGTGCTGCATCCAGATATGTGGGCTTGAGGAGTATGATGAATTTGTTTGGCCCACT GTTTTGGGGAACATTTCTGGCTGACGTTGTCATTCAGATGCTAGGAACTGATTATGCTAGAATTTTGCGAGCTATCTATGGATTTGCACAG ATCCGTATCACACGAACATATCGGTAA
- the LOC107926707 gene encoding peptidyl-prolyl cis-trans isomerase FKBP42 → MFISGEDDKNEIGTENTAFVHGKPPQDAAGPPKVESDMEIVDENEIVTENTAFVHGEPPQDAAGPPKVESDMEILHEKVKKQIIKEGHGQKPSKYSTCFLHYRAWTETTKHKFDDTWHEQQPLELVLGKEKKEMTGLAIGVSSMKSGERALLHVGWELGYGKEGSFSFPNVPPMADILYEVELIGFDETKEGKARADMTVEERIGAADRRKMDGNSLFKEDKLEEAMQQYEMAIAYMGDDFMFQLFGKYRDMALAVKNPCHLNMAACLIKLKRYEEAIGHCSIVLSEDENNVKAMFRRGKARAELGQTDAAREDFLKARKYAPEDKAIARELRMLAEQDKAIYQKQKEIYKGIFGPRPEPKPKRGNWLIRLWHWLVSLFYYMFRRERVKAD, encoded by the exons ATGTTCATCTCAGGTGAAGATGATAAGAATGAAATAGGTACTGAAAATACTGCATTTGTGCATGGGAAACCACCTCAAGATGCTGCTGGACCTCCGAAAGTTGAATCTGATATGGAAATTGTTGATGAGAATGAAATAGTTACTGAAAATACTGCATTTGTGCATGGGGAACCACCTCAAGATGCTGCTGGACCTCCGAAAGTTGAATCTGATATGGAAATTcttcatgaaaaagtaaaaaagcAAATCATTAAGGAAGGCCATGGTCAAAAGCCATCAAAGTATTCAACATGCTTCT TGCACTACAGGGCATGGACTGAAACCACTAAGCATAAATTTGATGACACATGGCATGAACAACAACCACTTGAATTGGTCTTAGGCAAAG AGAAAAAGGAAATGACTGGTTTGGCTATAGGTGTGTCAAGTATGAAATCAGGGGAACGTGCATTGTTACATGTGGGCTGGGAATTAGGTTATGGGAAAGAAGGAAGCTTTTCTTTCCCAAACGTTCCACCAATGGCAGACATATTATATGAGGTTGAGCTTATTGGATTTGACGAAACCAAAGAA GGAAAGGCTCGTGCTGACATGACTGTAGAGGAAAGAATTGGTGCAGCGGATAGAAGAAAGATGGACGGGAATTCTTTATTCAAGGAGGATAAGCTAGAGGAGGCCATGCAACAGTATGAAATG GCCATAGCGTACATGGGTGATGACTTTATGTTCCAGTTATTTGGGAAGTATCGAGACATGGCTTTAGCTGTCAAGAATCCATGTCATCTGAACATGGCTGCTTGTTTGATAAAGCTCAAGCGCTATGAAGAAGCCATTGGACACTGTTCCATC GTATTATCAGAAGATGAAAATAATGTGAAAGCAATGTTCAGACGTGGAAAGGCCCGAGCCGAACTCGGGCAAACGGATGCTGCGCGGGAAGACTTTCTAAAGGCTCGCAAATATGCACCTGAAGACAAAGCGATTGCAAGGGAGTTACGTATGCTTGCAGAACAAGACAAAGCTATATACCAGAAGCAAAAAGAGATTTATAAAGGAATTTTTGGACCAAGACCTGAACCTAAACCCAAGAGAGGTAATTGGCTAATCCGATTATGGCACTGGCTTGTGTCACTATTCTATTACATGTTTAGGCGTGAAAGAGTGAAAGCTGATTAG